In Nothobranchius furzeri strain GRZ-AD chromosome 18, NfurGRZ-RIMD1, whole genome shotgun sequence, a single genomic region encodes these proteins:
- the LOC107392129 gene encoding SLIT and NTRK-like protein 3 yields MQWVTLAVALGCVRLSQASHSPTPTPTSTHSPLVDNSEEEVDEPCFEPCTCEVKEGVLHVHCDGRSFTNGSQVSHSWVRPFKLNLQRNSLRRLYSNGFQHLGNAVSINLGNNGLQDIRVGAFNGLAKLRRLYLHENKLEVFRNDTFAGLEALEYLQADYNVIKRIDSGALRFLYKLRVLILNDNLIPALPAHLFRAVSLTHLDLRGNRLKSLAYAGTLEYIGRSLMELQLEENPWNCGCEAVQLQQWLGQIPYTAVVGDVTCEYPFHLHGKDLREIPRKELCADLPDKELQGERGGPSAGSKPQALPPNSKPNSHPGRVRPTKPSSMVHGSRQNTHPSSTSSSSSSAERRDKERQPRPTKRPRPSRTSPTSRSLLPPVAGYQTRPPIPIICPIGCTCNLHITDLGLTVNCKESGFLNVSQLTPRPLNGRKLYLSGNLIQNIYHTDFWNFSSLDLLHLGNNRISYVQEGAFSSLMSLRSLYLNGNYLGRLSPHMFLGLQNLRYLYFEYNEIREVDPGTFDSMPSLQLLFLNANLLQRLPLGVFSRVSLARLNLRNNLFLQLPMEGVLEHLKGLVQVDLQQNPWECNCEAAPLKRWLEGLSAVVVVGEVVCHFPEKNKGVDLRSVPMELLCPEMEPQEDQDQEQKEQTATSTAADGGVSVGYPSSGLGPLIPPGIDSIPLSVLVLSLLVLFVSAFFAAAALIAYALRRRDKLPFRRQGEVDLAGIQMECGIFTEQTHHHHHGLPEKPSLPLPEQNHVYDTILPPEAAPKGPDPAAAAHMCSNPIYKDEQDAAVQQRPQQMFMASTGCDGGYCPAAEKGRDWAREASSSPINTVTGAIGPLAGLHGNGILCPTVIDSQGPTPKVELVDCLFRLPTPDFRELPDRYARPPPRYPHTQDSKHEVRPDQMLVVTTPGSAAGGGGGHDNQNQLVAGEQRPRLKTTPDYMEVLDRSYQF; encoded by the exons ATGCAGTGGGTCACTTTGGCAGTGGCCCTGGGCTGTGTGCGCCTCTCCCAGGCGTCGCACAGCCCCACCcctacccccacctccacccacagCCCTCTGGTGGACAACTCCGAGGAGGAAGTGGACGAGCCGTGCTTCGAGCCGTGCACGTGTGAGGTCAAGGAAGGTGTGCTGCACGTGCACTGCGATGGGCGAAGCTTCACTAATGGAAGCCAG GTGTCACACTCTTGGGTCCGCCCTTTCAAACTCAACCTGCAGAGAAACTCTTTAAGACGTCTCTATAGCAACGGCTTTCAGCACCTTGGCAATGCGGTGTCGATAAATCTCGGCAACAATGGACTCCAGGACATCCGAGTGGGAGCCTTTAACGGGCTGGCAAAACTGAGACGCCTGTACCTCCACGAGAACAAGCTGGAAGTCTTCAGAAATGACACCTTTGCTGGTTTAGAGGCGCTGGAATACCTCCAG GCTGACTACAATGTGATCAAACGAATTGACAGCGGCGCTCTGAGGTTTCTCTACAAGCTCCGGGTTCTCATTCTGAATGACAACCTGATTCCTGCGTTGCCTGCTCATCTGTTCAG AGCTGTGTCGCTGACTCATTTGGACCTGCGGGGGAACCGTCTGAAGAGCCTAGCTTATGCTGGTACCCTGGAGTACATCGGCCGTTCTCTGATggagctgcagctggaggagaATCCCTGGAACTGTGGCTGCGAGGCGGTGCAGCTCCAGCAGTGGCTGGGTCAGATCCCCTACACGGCCGTGGTCGGGGACGTCACGTGTGAATACCCGTTCCACCTTCACGGCAAGGACCTGAGGGAAATACCCCGCAAAGAACTGTGCGCTGATCTGCCAGATAAAGAGCTGCAGGGCGAGCGGGGAGGTCCATCAGCTGGATCCAAGCCTCAGGCCTTGCCCCCTAACTCTAAACCCAACTCACATCCCGGGAGAGTCCGGCCCACTAAACCTTCATCCATGGTGCACGGATCCCGCCAGAATACTCACCCTTCCTCCACttcatcatcttcctcctcaGCAGAGCGTAGGGACAAGGAGAGGCAGCCGAGGCCGACTAAAAGGCCTCGGCCCTCCAGGACATCCCCCACTTCCCGCAGTCTGCTGCCCCCCGTGGCCGGTTACCAAACACGGCCCCCCATCCCCATCATCTGCCCCATCGGCTGCACTTGCAACTTGCACATTACAGACCTTGGTCTCACTGTCAACTGCAAAGAGAGCGGCTTCCTCAACGTGTCCCAGCTCACACCTCGGCCTCTGAACGGCCGCAAGCTCTACTTGAGCGGAAATTTAATCCAGAACATCTACCACACGGACTTCTGGAATTTCTCCAGCCTGGACCTGCTCCACCTGGGGAACAACCGCATCTCGTACGTGCAGGAGGGGGCCTTTTCCAGCCTGATGAGCCTGAGGAGCCTCTACCTGAATGGGAACTACCTGGGGCGACTGAGCCCCCACATGTTTCTGGGGCTGCAGAATCTAAG GTACCTTTACTTTGAGTACAATGAGATCCGTGAGGTGGATCCCGGCACCTTTGACTCCATGCCTTCCCTTCAGCTCTTATTTCTCAATGCCAACTTGTTGCAGAGGCTCCCTCTCGGTGTTTTCTCTAGAGTCAGTCTGGCTCGTCTCAACCTGCGAAACAATCTCTTCCTGCAGCTCCCGATGGAGGGAGTGCTGGAACACCTCAAAGGACTGGTGCAG GTGGACCTGCAGCAGAACCCGTGGGAGTGCAACTGTGAAGCAGCTCCGCTCAAGCGATGGCTCGAGGGGCTTAGCGCAGTGGTTGTAGTGGGAGAGGTGGTGTGTCACTTTCCCGAAAAAAACAAGGGTGTAGACCTACGCTCCGTCCCTATGGAGCTGCTCTGCCCTGAGATGGAGCCCCAGGAGGACCAGGACCAGGAGCAGAAGGAGCAGACAGCAACCTCTACCGCTGCAGATGGAGGCGTATCGGTTGGCTACCCCAGCTCAGGACTGGGACCTCTCATCCCTCCAGGGATAGATTCGATCCCTCTGTCGGTGTTAGTGCTCAGCCTGCTGGTGTTGTTTGTCTCTGCATTCTTTGCGGCAGCGGCACTCATTGCCTATGCCCTCAGGAGGAGGGACAAGCTGCCGTTTCGTCGCCAGGGAGAGGTGGACCTGGCTGGCATCCAGATGGAATGTGGAATCTTCACcgagcagactcatcaccatcaccacggcCTCCCAGAGAAGCCGTCTCTACCTCTGCCTGAACAGAACCACGTCTACGACACCATCCTACCCCCAGAGGCTGCTCCTAAAGGTCCGGACCCGGCTGCAGCCGCGCACATGTGTAGCAACCCAATCTACAAGGACGAGCAGGACGCGGCTGTGCAACAGCGACCGCAGCAGATGTTCATGGCTTCGACGGGCTGTGATGGAGGATACTGCCCTGCAGCAGAGAAGGGGAGGGACTGGGCCCGGGAGGCATCGTCATCTCCCATCAACACGGTGACGGGAGCAATAGGACCGCTTGCTGGCCTCCATGGGAATGGAATTCTGTGCCCAACGGTCATCGACAGCCAGGGCCCCACTCCCAAAGTGGAATTGGTGGACTGCCTCTTCAGACTCCCCACGCCCGACTTCAGAGAGCTGCCAGACAGGTATGCGAGGCCCCCACCCCGTTACCCCCACACCCAGGACTCCAAACATGAAGTGAGACCTGACCAAATGCTTGTGGTCACCACTCCCGGCTCCGCTGccggtggtggtggtggccatGACAACCAGAACCAGCTTGTTGCTGGAGAGCAGAGACCCAGACTGAAAACCACACCAGACTACATGGAGGTTCTGGATCGCTCTTACCAGTTTTAA